A stretch of Homo sapiens chromosome 12, GRCh38.p14 Primary Assembly DNA encodes these proteins:
- the ZNF641 gene encoding zinc finger protein 641 isoform X3: MGLVTIKDVSLCFSQEEWRSLDPSQTDFYGEYVMQENCGIVVSLRFPIPKLDMLSQLEGGEEQWVPDPQDLEERDILRVTYTGDGSEHEGDTPELEAEPPRMLSSVSEDTVLWNPEHDESWDSMPSSSRGMLLGPPFLQEDSFSNLLCSTEMDSLLRPHTCPQCGKQFVWGSHLARHQQTHTGERPYSCLKCEKTFGRRHHLIRHQKTHLHDKTSRCSECGKNFRCNSHLASHQRVHAEGKSCKGQEVGESPGTRKRQRAPPVPKCHVCTECGKSFGRRHHLVRHWLTHTGEKPFQCPRCEKSFGRKHHLDRHLLTHQGQSPRNSWDRGTSVF, encoded by the exons ATG GGCCTGGTAACCATCAAGGATGTGTCACTGTGCTTCTCTCAGGAGGAGTGGCGGAGCCTGGACCCCTCTCAGACAGACTTTTATGGAGAATATGTCATGCAGGAAAACTGTGGGATAGTAGTCTCTCTGA GATTTCCAATTCCCAAACTGGACATGCTTTCTCAACTAGAAGGAGGAGAAGAAcaatgggtccctgacccccaggaCTTAGAGGAGAGGGACATTCTGAGGGTCACATATACAG GAGATGGAAGTGAACATGAGGGGGATACCCCTGAACTAGAAGCAGAACCTCCCAGAATGTTATCCAGCGTGTCTGAAGATACTGTTCTCTGGAACCCGGAGCATGATGAGAGCTGGGATTCCATGCCCAGCAGCTCCAGAGGAATGCTCCTGGGGCCCCCTTTTCTTCAGGAAGATAGTTTCTCAAACCTGCTGTGTAGCACAGAGATGGATTCCCTGTTAAGACCCCACACATGCCCCCAGTGTGGGAAACAGTTTGTATGGGGTTCCCACCTTGCCAGGCATCAACAAACACACACTGGGGAGAGACCCTACAGCTGCCTCAAGTGTGAGAAGACCTTTGGGCGAAGACATCACCTCATCAGGCACCAGAAAACCCACCTACATGACAAGACCAGCAGGTGCTCTGAGTGTGGTAAGAATTTCCGATGCAACTCCCATCTGGCCAGCCACCAGAGAGTGCATGCAGAAGGCAAATCCTGCAAAGGCCAAGAGGTTGGAGAGAGCCCTGGCACAAGGAAACGGCAGCGTGCCCCACCAGTGCCAAAGTGTCACGTGTGCACTGAATGTGGGAAGAGCTTTGGCCGAAGGCACCACCTTGTGAGACACTGGCTGACCCACACTGGGGAGAAGCCCTTCCAGTGCCCTCGCTGTGAGAAGAGCTTTGGCCGAAAACATCACCTGGACAGGCACCTGCTCACCCACCAGGGACAAAGTCCCCGGAACAGCTGGGACAGAGGAACATCTGTCTTTTGA
- the ZNF641 gene encoding zinc finger protein 641 isoform 2 (isoform 2 is encoded by transcript variant 2) — MLSEQTAALGTGWESMNVQLDGAEPQVERGSQEERPWRTVPGPLEHLCCDLEEEPQSLQEKAQSAPWVPAIPQEGNTGDWEMAAALLAAGSQGLVTIKDVSLCFSQEEWRSLDPSQTDFYGEYVMQENCGIVVSLRFPIPKLDMLSQLEGGEEQWVPDPQDLEERDILRVTYTGDGSEHEGDTPELEAEPPRMLSSVSEDTVLWNPEHDESWDSMPSSSRGMLLGPPFLQEDSFSNLLCSTEMDSLLRPHTCPQCGKQFVWGSHLARHQQTHTGERPYSCLKCEKTFGRRHHLIRHQKTHLHDKTSRCSECGKNFRCNSHLASHQRVHAEGKSCKGQEVGESPGTRKRQRAPPVPKCHVCTECGKSFGRRHHLVRHWLTHTGEKPFQCPRCEKSFGRKHHLDRHLLTHQGQSPRNSWDRGTSVF, encoded by the exons ATGCTTTCAGAACAGACAGCAGCGCTGGGGACAGGATGGGAATCAATGAATGTACAGCTGGATGGAGCAGAGCCCCAGGTGGAAAGGGGAAGCCAGGAAGAGCGGCCATGGAGAACAGTACCAGGACCTCTGGAGCACCTGTGCTGTGACCTTGAAGAGGAGCCACAGTCCCTTCAGGAGAAGG CTCAGTCTGCTCCCTGGGTTCCTGCAATTCCCCAGGAGGGGAACACTGGAGACTGGGAGATGGCAGCTGCACTTCTTGCGGCTGGATCACAG GGCCTGGTAACCATCAAGGATGTGTCACTGTGCTTCTCTCAGGAGGAGTGGCGGAGCCTGGACCCCTCTCAGACAGACTTTTATGGAGAATATGTCATGCAGGAAAACTGTGGGATAGTAGTCTCTCTGA GATTTCCAATTCCCAAACTGGACATGCTTTCTCAACTAGAAGGAGGAGAAGAAcaatgggtccctgacccccaggaCTTAGAGGAGAGGGACATTCTGAGGGTCACATATACAG GAGATGGAAGTGAACATGAGGGGGATACCCCTGAACTAGAAGCAGAACCTCCCAGAATGTTATCCAGCGTGTCTGAAGATACTGTTCTCTGGAACCCGGAGCATGATGAGAGCTGGGATTCCATGCCCAGCAGCTCCAGAGGAATGCTCCTGGGGCCCCCTTTTCTTCAGGAAGATAGTTTCTCAAACCTGCTGTGTAGCACAGAGATGGATTCCCTGTTAAGACCCCACACATGCCCCCAGTGTGGGAAACAGTTTGTATGGGGTTCCCACCTTGCCAGGCATCAACAAACACACACTGGGGAGAGACCCTACAGCTGCCTCAAGTGTGAGAAGACCTTTGGGCGAAGACATCACCTCATCAGGCACCAGAAAACCCACCTACATGACAAGACCAGCAGGTGCTCTGAGTGTGGTAAGAATTTCCGATGCAACTCCCATCTGGCCAGCCACCAGAGAGTGCATGCAGAAGGCAAATCCTGCAAAGGCCAAGAGGTTGGAGAGAGCCCTGGCACAAGGAAACGGCAGCGTGCCCCACCAGTGCCAAAGTGTCACGTGTGCACTGAATGTGGGAAGAGCTTTGGCCGAAGGCACCACCTTGTGAGACACTGGCTGACCCACACTGGGGAGAAGCCCTTCCAGTGCCCTCGCTGTGAGAAGAGCTTTGGCCGAAAACATCACCTGGACAGGCACCTGCTCACCCACCAGGGACAAAGTCCCCGGAACAGCTGGGACAGAGGAACATCTGTCTTTTGA
- the ZNF641 gene encoding zinc finger protein 641 isoform 3 (isoform 3 is encoded by transcript variant 4), protein MLSEQTAALGTGWESMNVQLDGAEPQVERGSQEERPWRTVPGPLEHLCCDLEEEPQSLQEKAQSAPWVPAIPQEGNTGDWEMAAALLAAGSQVSSASLGVSCGPITAAFVLLSHQPIDELAHMIINGFPIPKLDMLSQLEGGEEQWVPDPQDLEERDILRVTYTGDGSEHEGDTPELEAEPPRMLSSVSEDTVLWNPEHDESWDSMPSSSRGMLLGPPFLQEDSFSNLLCSTEMDSLLRPHTCPQCGKQFVWGSHLARHQQTHTGERPYSCLKCEKTFGRRHHLIRHQKTHLHDKTSRCSECGKNFRCNSHLASHQRVHAEGKSCKGQEVGESPGTRKRQRAPPVPKCHVCTECGKSFGRRHHLVRHWLTHTGEKPFQCPRCEKSFGRKHHLDRHLLTHQGQSPRNSWDRGTSVF, encoded by the exons ATGCTTTCAGAACAGACAGCAGCGCTGGGGACAGGATGGGAATCAATGAATGTACAGCTGGATGGAGCAGAGCCCCAGGTGGAAAGGGGAAGCCAGGAAGAGCGGCCATGGAGAACAGTACCAGGACCTCTGGAGCACCTGTGCTGTGACCTTGAAGAGGAGCCACAGTCCCTTCAGGAGAAGG CTCAGTCTGCTCCCTGGGTTCCTGCAATTCCCCAGGAGGGGAACACTGGAGACTGGGAGATGGCAGCTGCACTTCTTGCGGCTGGATCACAGGTGAGCTCTGCTTCCCTTGGCGTCTCCTGTGGTCCCATCACTGCTGCCTTTGTATTGCTTTCGCATCAGCCCATTGATGAGTTGGCTCACATGATCATCAATG GATTTCCAATTCCCAAACTGGACATGCTTTCTCAACTAGAAGGAGGAGAAGAAcaatgggtccctgacccccaggaCTTAGAGGAGAGGGACATTCTGAGGGTCACATATACAG GAGATGGAAGTGAACATGAGGGGGATACCCCTGAACTAGAAGCAGAACCTCCCAGAATGTTATCCAGCGTGTCTGAAGATACTGTTCTCTGGAACCCGGAGCATGATGAGAGCTGGGATTCCATGCCCAGCAGCTCCAGAGGAATGCTCCTGGGGCCCCCTTTTCTTCAGGAAGATAGTTTCTCAAACCTGCTGTGTAGCACAGAGATGGATTCCCTGTTAAGACCCCACACATGCCCCCAGTGTGGGAAACAGTTTGTATGGGGTTCCCACCTTGCCAGGCATCAACAAACACACACTGGGGAGAGACCCTACAGCTGCCTCAAGTGTGAGAAGACCTTTGGGCGAAGACATCACCTCATCAGGCACCAGAAAACCCACCTACATGACAAGACCAGCAGGTGCTCTGAGTGTGGTAAGAATTTCCGATGCAACTCCCATCTGGCCAGCCACCAGAGAGTGCATGCAGAAGGCAAATCCTGCAAAGGCCAAGAGGTTGGAGAGAGCCCTGGCACAAGGAAACGGCAGCGTGCCCCACCAGTGCCAAAGTGTCACGTGTGCACTGAATGTGGGAAGAGCTTTGGCCGAAGGCACCACCTTGTGAGACACTGGCTGACCCACACTGGGGAGAAGCCCTTCCAGTGCCCTCGCTGTGAGAAGAGCTTTGGCCGAAAACATCACCTGGACAGGCACCTGCTCACCCACCAGGGACAAAGTCCCCGGAACAGCTGGGACAGAGGAACATCTGTCTTTTGA
- the ZNF641 gene encoding zinc finger protein 641 isoform X1, which produces MQAEDRSQFGSAAEMLSEQTAALGTGWESMNVQLDGAEPQVERGSQEERPWRTVPGPLEHLCCDLEEEPQSLQEKAQSAPWVPAIPQEGNTGDWEMAAALLAAGSQVSSASLGVSCGPITAAFVLLSHQPIDELAHMIINGFPIPKLDMLSQLEGGEEQWVPDPQDLEERDILRVTYTGDGSEHEGDTPELEAEPPRMLSSVSEDTVLWNPEHDESWDSMPSSSRGMLLGPPFLQEDSFSNLLCSTEMDSLLRPHTCPQCGKQFVWGSHLARHQQTHTGERPYSCLKCEKTFGRRHHLIRHQKTHLHDKTSRCSECGKNFRCNSHLASHQRVHAEGKSCKGQEVGESPGTRKRQRAPPVPKCHVCTECGKSFGRRHHLVRHWLTHTGEKPFQCPRCEKSFGRKHHLDRHLLTHQGQSPRNSWDRGTSVF; this is translated from the exons ATGCAAGCTGAGGACAG GTCACAATTTGGGTCTGCAGCAGAAATGCTTTCAGAACAGACAGCAGCGCTGGGGACAGGATGGGAATCAATGAATGTACAGCTGGATGGAGCAGAGCCCCAGGTGGAAAGGGGAAGCCAGGAAGAGCGGCCATGGAGAACAGTACCAGGACCTCTGGAGCACCTGTGCTGTGACCTTGAAGAGGAGCCACAGTCCCTTCAGGAGAAGG CTCAGTCTGCTCCCTGGGTTCCTGCAATTCCCCAGGAGGGGAACACTGGAGACTGGGAGATGGCAGCTGCACTTCTTGCGGCTGGATCACAGGTGAGCTCTGCTTCCCTTGGCGTCTCCTGTGGTCCCATCACTGCTGCCTTTGTATTGCTTTCGCATCAGCCCATTGATGAGTTGGCTCACATGATCATCAATG GATTTCCAATTCCCAAACTGGACATGCTTTCTCAACTAGAAGGAGGAGAAGAAcaatgggtccctgacccccaggaCTTAGAGGAGAGGGACATTCTGAGGGTCACATATACAG GAGATGGAAGTGAACATGAGGGGGATACCCCTGAACTAGAAGCAGAACCTCCCAGAATGTTATCCAGCGTGTCTGAAGATACTGTTCTCTGGAACCCGGAGCATGATGAGAGCTGGGATTCCATGCCCAGCAGCTCCAGAGGAATGCTCCTGGGGCCCCCTTTTCTTCAGGAAGATAGTTTCTCAAACCTGCTGTGTAGCACAGAGATGGATTCCCTGTTAAGACCCCACACATGCCCCCAGTGTGGGAAACAGTTTGTATGGGGTTCCCACCTTGCCAGGCATCAACAAACACACACTGGGGAGAGACCCTACAGCTGCCTCAAGTGTGAGAAGACCTTTGGGCGAAGACATCACCTCATCAGGCACCAGAAAACCCACCTACATGACAAGACCAGCAGGTGCTCTGAGTGTGGTAAGAATTTCCGATGCAACTCCCATCTGGCCAGCCACCAGAGAGTGCATGCAGAAGGCAAATCCTGCAAAGGCCAAGAGGTTGGAGAGAGCCCTGGCACAAGGAAACGGCAGCGTGCCCCACCAGTGCCAAAGTGTCACGTGTGCACTGAATGTGGGAAGAGCTTTGGCCGAAGGCACCACCTTGTGAGACACTGGCTGACCCACACTGGGGAGAAGCCCTTCCAGTGCCCTCGCTGTGAGAAGAGCTTTGGCCGAAAACATCACCTGGACAGGCACCTGCTCACCCACCAGGGACAAAGTCCCCGGAACAGCTGGGACAGAGGAACATCTGTCTTTTGA
- the ZNF641 gene encoding zinc finger protein 641 isoform 1 (isoform 1 is encoded by transcript variant 1) translates to MQAEDRSQFGSAAEMLSEQTAALGTGWESMNVQLDGAEPQVERGSQEERPWRTVPGPLEHLCCDLEEEPQSLQEKAQSAPWVPAIPQEGNTGDWEMAAALLAAGSQGLVTIKDVSLCFSQEEWRSLDPSQTDFYGEYVMQENCGIVVSLRFPIPKLDMLSQLEGGEEQWVPDPQDLEERDILRVTYTGDGSEHEGDTPELEAEPPRMLSSVSEDTVLWNPEHDESWDSMPSSSRGMLLGPPFLQEDSFSNLLCSTEMDSLLRPHTCPQCGKQFVWGSHLARHQQTHTGERPYSCLKCEKTFGRRHHLIRHQKTHLHDKTSRCSECGKNFRCNSHLASHQRVHAEGKSCKGQEVGESPGTRKRQRAPPVPKCHVCTECGKSFGRRHHLVRHWLTHTGEKPFQCPRCEKSFGRKHHLDRHLLTHQGQSPRNSWDRGTSVF, encoded by the exons ATGCAAGCTGAGGACAG GTCACAATTTGGGTCTGCAGCAGAAATGCTTTCAGAACAGACAGCAGCGCTGGGGACAGGATGGGAATCAATGAATGTACAGCTGGATGGAGCAGAGCCCCAGGTGGAAAGGGGAAGCCAGGAAGAGCGGCCATGGAGAACAGTACCAGGACCTCTGGAGCACCTGTGCTGTGACCTTGAAGAGGAGCCACAGTCCCTTCAGGAGAAGG CTCAGTCTGCTCCCTGGGTTCCTGCAATTCCCCAGGAGGGGAACACTGGAGACTGGGAGATGGCAGCTGCACTTCTTGCGGCTGGATCACAG GGCCTGGTAACCATCAAGGATGTGTCACTGTGCTTCTCTCAGGAGGAGTGGCGGAGCCTGGACCCCTCTCAGACAGACTTTTATGGAGAATATGTCATGCAGGAAAACTGTGGGATAGTAGTCTCTCTGA GATTTCCAATTCCCAAACTGGACATGCTTTCTCAACTAGAAGGAGGAGAAGAAcaatgggtccctgacccccaggaCTTAGAGGAGAGGGACATTCTGAGGGTCACATATACAG GAGATGGAAGTGAACATGAGGGGGATACCCCTGAACTAGAAGCAGAACCTCCCAGAATGTTATCCAGCGTGTCTGAAGATACTGTTCTCTGGAACCCGGAGCATGATGAGAGCTGGGATTCCATGCCCAGCAGCTCCAGAGGAATGCTCCTGGGGCCCCCTTTTCTTCAGGAAGATAGTTTCTCAAACCTGCTGTGTAGCACAGAGATGGATTCCCTGTTAAGACCCCACACATGCCCCCAGTGTGGGAAACAGTTTGTATGGGGTTCCCACCTTGCCAGGCATCAACAAACACACACTGGGGAGAGACCCTACAGCTGCCTCAAGTGTGAGAAGACCTTTGGGCGAAGACATCACCTCATCAGGCACCAGAAAACCCACCTACATGACAAGACCAGCAGGTGCTCTGAGTGTGGTAAGAATTTCCGATGCAACTCCCATCTGGCCAGCCACCAGAGAGTGCATGCAGAAGGCAAATCCTGCAAAGGCCAAGAGGTTGGAGAGAGCCCTGGCACAAGGAAACGGCAGCGTGCCCCACCAGTGCCAAAGTGTCACGTGTGCACTGAATGTGGGAAGAGCTTTGGCCGAAGGCACCACCTTGTGAGACACTGGCTGACCCACACTGGGGAGAAGCCCTTCCAGTGCCCTCGCTGTGAGAAGAGCTTTGGCCGAAAACATCACCTGGACAGGCACCTGCTCACCCACCAGGGACAAAGTCCCCGGAACAGCTGGGACAGAGGAACATCTGTCTTTTGA
- the ZNF641 gene encoding zinc finger protein 641 isoform 5 (isoform 5 is encoded by transcript variant 6), producing the protein MLSQLEGGEEQWVPDPQDLEERDILRVTYTGDGSEHEGDTPELEAEPPRMLSSVSEDTVLWNPEHDESWDSMPSSSRGMLLGPPFLQEDSFSNLLCSTEMDSLLRPHTCPQCGKQFVWGSHLARHQQTHTGERPYSCLKCEKTFGRRHHLIRHQKTHLHDKTSRCSECGKNFRCNSHLASHQRVHAEGKSCKGQEVGESPGTRKRQRAPPVPKCHVCTECGKSFGRRHHLVRHWLTHTGEKPFQCPRCEKSFGRKHHLDRHLLTHQGQSPRNSWDRGTSVF; encoded by the exons ATGCTTTCTCAACTAGAAGGAGGAGAAGAAcaatgggtccctgacccccaggaCTTAGAGGAGAGGGACATTCTGAGGGTCACATATACAG GAGATGGAAGTGAACATGAGGGGGATACCCCTGAACTAGAAGCAGAACCTCCCAGAATGTTATCCAGCGTGTCTGAAGATACTGTTCTCTGGAACCCGGAGCATGATGAGAGCTGGGATTCCATGCCCAGCAGCTCCAGAGGAATGCTCCTGGGGCCCCCTTTTCTTCAGGAAGATAGTTTCTCAAACCTGCTGTGTAGCACAGAGATGGATTCCCTGTTAAGACCCCACACATGCCCCCAGTGTGGGAAACAGTTTGTATGGGGTTCCCACCTTGCCAGGCATCAACAAACACACACTGGGGAGAGACCCTACAGCTGCCTCAAGTGTGAGAAGACCTTTGGGCGAAGACATCACCTCATCAGGCACCAGAAAACCCACCTACATGACAAGACCAGCAGGTGCTCTGAGTGTGGTAAGAATTTCCGATGCAACTCCCATCTGGCCAGCCACCAGAGAGTGCATGCAGAAGGCAAATCCTGCAAAGGCCAAGAGGTTGGAGAGAGCCCTGGCACAAGGAAACGGCAGCGTGCCCCACCAGTGCCAAAGTGTCACGTGTGCACTGAATGTGGGAAGAGCTTTGGCCGAAGGCACCACCTTGTGAGACACTGGCTGACCCACACTGGGGAGAAGCCCTTCCAGTGCCCTCGCTGTGAGAAGAGCTTTGGCCGAAAACATCACCTGGACAGGCACCTGCTCACCCACCAGGGACAAAGTCCCCGGAACAGCTGGGACAGAGGAACATCTGTCTTTTGA